In Neisseria brasiliensis, the following proteins share a genomic window:
- a CDS encoding RNA pyrophosphohydrolase: MLDREGYRPNVGIILTNDKNQVFWGKRVREHSWQFPQGGIKPGESPETAMYRELLEEVGLLPQHVKILGRTRDWLRYDVPTHWVRREWRGSYRGQKQIWYLLRLVGRESDVNLRATHHPEFDGWRWHDYWAPVDEVIDFKRDVYLGALTELSRFVRSVETYGEFAQRIQQQKEK; encoded by the coding sequence GTGTTAGACAGAGAAGGCTATCGCCCCAATGTCGGTATTATCCTTACGAACGATAAGAATCAAGTATTTTGGGGCAAGCGTGTGCGCGAGCATTCGTGGCAGTTTCCGCAAGGCGGCATCAAGCCGGGCGAAAGTCCAGAAACGGCGATGTACCGCGAATTGCTGGAAGAAGTGGGCCTGTTGCCGCAACACGTGAAAATTTTAGGCCGCACGCGCGACTGGCTGCGTTACGATGTGCCGACGCACTGGGTGCGCCGTGAATGGCGCGGTTCATACCGCGGTCAGAAGCAGATTTGGTATTTGCTGCGCTTGGTCGGCCGTGAGAGCGATGTCAACCTGCGCGCCACGCACCATCCCGAGTTTGACGGCTGGCGTTGGCACGATTATTGGGCGCCGGTAGATGAAGTGATTGATTTCAAACGCGATGTGTATTTGGGTGCGCTCACGGAATTATCGCGCTTTGTGCGCAGCGTGGAAACTTATGGCGAATTTGCCCAGCGTATTCAGCAGCAAAAAGAGAAGTAA
- a CDS encoding electron transfer flavoprotein-ubiquinone oxidoreductase: MIETIERDSMQYDVVIVGAGPAGLSAAIKLKQLAQAAEREISVCVVEKASEVGAHTLSGAVIDPITLSELLPDWKERGAPLRVEVTQDKVLFLTEKRAIPLPVTPNFDNHGNYIISLGELVRWLGEQAEELGVEIYPGFAASEILYHADGSVKGIATGNMGVGKDGEPTDNFQPGMELWAQQTLFAEGCRGSLSQQIIKRFDLDKNSDAQTYGIGIKEIWEVAPEKHQQGLVLHSSGWPLDTKTYGGSFLYHLDDNKVAVGFVVGLDYQNPYMSPFEEFQRFKTHPAIRDTFAGGRRIEYGARALVEGGYQSIPKLSFNGGALVGDAAGFLNMPRIKGIHTAMKSGLLAAEAVFPILDNLEEVESVEQGKEAVQYRVLFDQSWAHTELYAARNVRPSFQWGLLFGVMYTGMEQLFFKGRLPFTFKHHGKDHDQLKKAAACKPINYPKPDGVLTFDRLSSVFLANIAHEENQPSHLTLKNPQVMIDINHKEYASPETRYCPAAVYEIVEENGAPQLQINASNCVHCKTCDIKDPTQNIVWICPEGASGPNYGAM; the protein is encoded by the coding sequence ATGATAGAAACCATTGAACGCGACAGCATGCAATACGATGTTGTGATTGTGGGGGCAGGTCCGGCAGGTTTGTCGGCTGCCATCAAACTCAAGCAGCTTGCCCAAGCCGCCGAGCGCGAAATCAGCGTGTGCGTGGTGGAAAAAGCTTCCGAAGTGGGCGCGCATACCTTATCCGGCGCGGTGATTGACCCGATTACCTTATCGGAATTACTGCCCGATTGGAAAGAGCGCGGTGCGCCGTTGCGCGTGGAAGTGACGCAAGACAAAGTATTATTCCTGACTGAAAAACGTGCCATTCCGCTACCGGTTACCCCCAATTTCGACAACCATGGCAACTACATCATCAGCTTGGGTGAATTGGTACGCTGGTTGGGCGAACAGGCGGAAGAGCTTGGTGTGGAAATCTACCCGGGCTTTGCTGCTTCGGAAATTCTTTATCACGCCGACGGTTCGGTAAAGGGCATCGCCACCGGCAACATGGGCGTGGGCAAAGATGGTGAGCCGACCGACAATTTCCAGCCAGGTATGGAACTTTGGGCGCAGCAAACCCTTTTTGCCGAAGGTTGCCGTGGTTCATTGAGCCAACAAATCATTAAACGTTTCGATCTCGATAAAAACAGCGATGCGCAAACTTATGGCATTGGCATCAAAGAAATTTGGGAAGTCGCGCCGGAAAAACACCAACAAGGCTTGGTGTTGCATAGCAGCGGTTGGCCGCTCGACACCAAAACCTACGGCGGCTCGTTCCTTTATCATTTAGATGACAATAAGGTTGCCGTCGGCTTTGTGGTCGGGTTGGATTACCAAAATCCTTATATGTCGCCATTTGAAGAATTCCAACGCTTTAAAACCCATCCAGCCATCCGCGATACCTTTGCCGGCGGCCGCCGCATTGAATACGGCGCGCGTGCTTTGGTTGAAGGCGGTTATCAAAGTATTCCCAAGCTTTCATTCAACGGCGGTGCATTGGTCGGCGATGCAGCCGGTTTCCTGAATATGCCGCGCATCAAAGGCATTCACACCGCCATGAAATCAGGCTTGCTGGCCGCCGAAGCCGTGTTCCCGATTTTGGATAATTTGGAAGAAGTCGAAAGCGTGGAGCAGGGCAAAGAAGCGGTGCAATACCGCGTTTTGTTCGACCAAAGCTGGGCACATACCGAATTGTATGCCGCGCGTAATGTGCGCCCGTCGTTCCAATGGGGCTTGCTGTTCGGCGTGATGTACACCGGTATGGAGCAATTGTTTTTCAAAGGCCGCTTGCCGTTTACCTTCAAACACCACGGCAAAGACCACGACCAACTGAAAAAAGCCGCCGCGTGCAAACCGATTAACTACCCGAAACCGGACGGCGTGTTGACTTTCGACCGCTTGAGTAGCGTGTTTCTGGCCAATATCGCGCACGAAGAAAACCAGCCGAGCCATCTGACCTTGAAAAATCCGCAAGTGATGATCGACATCAACCACAAAGAATATGCTTCGCCGGAAACGCGTTATTGTCCGGCGGCGGTGTATGAAATCGTGGAGGAAAACGGTGCACCGCAATTGCAGATTAACGCGTCCAACTGTGTGCATTGCAAAACCTGCGATATTAAAGATCCGACGCAGAATATCGTATGGATTTGTCCAGAAGGGGCAAGCGGGCCGAATTATGGTGCGATGTAA
- a CDS encoding polyamine ABC transporter substrate-binding protein, giving the protein MKKTFLTACITLALAACGGSEKPAETAAPQASEPQQAAPQSSNLNIYNWSDYVDPQTLADFEKNNNIKVRYDYYDSNEALEAKVLTGKSGYDLVAPSIANVGRQIKAGAYQEIDKSQISNYNNIDPDLLSLMASVDPGNKYAVPYFWGINTLAINKDLVAKALGSDALPENEWDLVFNPEYTAKLKSCGISYLDSAIEQMPLALNYIGKDPNSENADDLKAAVDMMKKVRGDVKRFSSSGYIDDMANGNLCVAVGYGGDLNIAKNRAIEANNGVNLQVLTPKTGVGIWIDSFMIPRDAQNVANAHKYINYTLDPQVAAKNGTFVTYAPASQPARKLMDAKLSEDTSIFPSKEVMDKSFVISPKSPETSKLSVRLWQGLKAGQ; this is encoded by the coding sequence ATGAAAAAAACCTTCCTCACCGCCTGCATCACCTTAGCATTGGCGGCCTGCGGCGGCTCTGAAAAACCGGCTGAAACCGCCGCGCCACAAGCCAGCGAACCGCAACAAGCCGCACCGCAATCCAGCAATCTGAATATCTACAACTGGTCTGACTACGTCGATCCGCAAACCTTGGCCGATTTTGAGAAAAACAACAACATCAAAGTCCGCTACGATTATTACGACAGCAACGAAGCCTTGGAAGCCAAAGTATTGACCGGCAAATCCGGTTACGACTTGGTTGCCCCATCTATTGCCAATGTCGGCCGCCAAATCAAAGCCGGCGCGTACCAAGAAATCGACAAGAGCCAGATTTCCAACTACAACAACATTGACCCTGATCTGCTATCACTGATGGCCAGCGTTGACCCGGGCAACAAATATGCCGTGCCTTATTTCTGGGGCATCAACACCTTGGCGATTAACAAAGACTTGGTTGCCAAAGCTTTAGGCAGCGATGCATTGCCTGAAAACGAATGGGATTTGGTGTTCAACCCTGAATACACCGCCAAGCTGAAATCTTGCGGCATCAGCTACTTAGACAGCGCCATCGAGCAAATGCCGCTGGCCTTGAACTACATCGGCAAAGACCCGAACAGCGAAAACGCCGACGACCTCAAAGCCGCGGTTGACATGATGAAAAAAGTGCGCGGTGACGTGAAACGATTCAGCTCGTCAGGCTACATCGACGACATGGCCAACGGCAACTTGTGCGTGGCCGTGGGCTACGGCGGCGACTTGAACATCGCCAAAAACCGCGCCATCGAAGCCAACAACGGCGTCAATCTGCAAGTATTGACCCCGAAAACCGGTGTAGGCATTTGGATCGATTCTTTCATGATTCCGCGTGATGCGCAAAACGTGGCCAATGCACACAAATACATCAACTACACGCTTGACCCGCAAGTAGCGGCGAAAAACGGCACATTCGTGACCTACGCTCCTGCCAGCCAACCGGCGCGTAAATTGATGGATGCCAAGCTTTCAGAAGACACGTCTATCTTCCCAAGCAAAGAAGTGATGGACAAGAGCTTCGTGATTTCACCAAAATCACCTGAAACCAGCAAATTAAGCGTACGCTTGTGGCAAGGTTTGAAAGCCGGCCAATAA